In Paraburkholderia terrae, a genomic segment contains:
- a CDS encoding type VI secretion system accessory protein TagJ, translating to MTAEESLREGNLDECLRLLQMQVRNDPSKAAHRVFLFQLLAVLGAWDRALTQLNVAGDLDAAALPMVQMYREALQCEALREAVFSGARAPLIFGEPTSWLALLVEALRLDAAGDHAAAVAAREQALGDAPATSGSVNGEPFEWIADADTRLGPTLETVLNGRYYWVPFFRIKRIEIEAPVDLRDRVWTPAVFTWANDGQAVGLIPTRYAGTLAEKKHALWLAHLTEWIGGDAADARPVGQRMLTTDANDYALLDIRTIELAVEAPSGSEGGAGAAPDHG from the coding sequence ATGACGGCAGAAGAAAGCTTGCGCGAGGGCAATCTGGACGAATGCCTGCGCCTGTTGCAAATGCAGGTTCGCAACGATCCGTCGAAGGCGGCCCACCGCGTGTTCCTGTTCCAGCTGCTCGCAGTGCTCGGCGCATGGGACCGCGCGTTGACACAACTCAATGTGGCCGGCGACCTCGACGCCGCAGCATTGCCCATGGTTCAAATGTATCGCGAGGCGCTGCAATGTGAAGCGCTGCGCGAAGCAGTCTTCAGCGGTGCGCGTGCGCCATTGATTTTCGGCGAGCCGACCAGCTGGCTCGCGTTGCTGGTTGAAGCATTGCGGCTCGATGCCGCAGGCGACCACGCAGCGGCCGTGGCCGCACGCGAGCAGGCGCTCGGCGATGCGCCCGCCACCTCGGGCAGCGTGAACGGCGAACCGTTCGAGTGGATCGCCGATGCCGACACGCGGCTCGGACCGACGCTCGAAACGGTGCTCAACGGCCGTTACTACTGGGTGCCGTTTTTCCGCATCAAGCGCATCGAGATCGAAGCGCCCGTCGACCTGCGCGACCGGGTCTGGACGCCGGCGGTGTTCACCTGGGCCAACGATGGCCAGGCGGTCGGACTGATTCCAACGCGCTACGCCGGCACACTGGCCGAAAAGAAACATGCGCTATGGCTCGCGCACCTGACCGAATGGATTGGCGGCGATGCGGCAGACGCGCGCCCGGTTGGGCAACGCATGCTGACAACCGACGCGAACGACTACGCGTTGCTCGATATCCGCACGATCGAACTCGCGGTAGAGGCTCCGTCAGGCAGCGAGGGCGGCGCTGGCGCCGCGCCGGATCATGGCTGA
- the tssF gene encoding type VI secretion system baseplate subunit TssF yields the protein MNPELIKYYSAELQHLREMGGEFAKEYPKIAGRLGLESLECADPYVERLLEGFSFLAARVQLKIDAEFPRFTQHLTELVYPHYLAPTPSMAVVQIRPDLSNSGLADGVKIARGSALRSLLDKNGSTRCEYRSAHDLTLWPLEIADAKFFTHSGSLGGADIALPAGVKAGLRLRLRATGGLKINQLKLDKLALYLRGTDSMPTRLYERLVGSAMGVVVMPVSRPATWHAQLPATAVAPMGFAEDEALLPISKQSFQGYRLLQEYFAFAARFMFVSIDGLQQALRRCGDNEVEVIVLLKRGDPMLEQAVDASNFALYCTPAINLFPRRTDRIALSAEQFEYHVVADRTRPMDFEIYRIEEVTGYGAGAAAEQKFEPFYHARDLGAGYGAGAYYQVRRDKRVRSSRQAERGPRTSYLGSETFIALVDAANAPFRGDLRQLGLQVLCTNRDLPLTLSIGVGASDFTLDVEAPIESVRCVSGPSRPLPSFAHGAVAWRLLSHLSLNYASLVDSDAKEGARAMRDLLSLYCPVDDPAAQRMIEGLHSIESHPVTRRLPCAGPIVFGRGLAITLTLDDAAFEGAGAFLLGAVLSHYFAQYVSINSFAETVVRTLSRGEIMRWPARVGQCRTL from the coding sequence ATGAACCCGGAACTGATCAAATACTACAGCGCGGAACTCCAGCACCTGCGGGAAATGGGCGGCGAGTTCGCCAAAGAATATCCGAAGATCGCCGGGCGGCTCGGGCTCGAAAGCCTCGAATGCGCGGACCCGTATGTCGAGCGATTGCTCGAAGGTTTCAGCTTTCTCGCCGCGCGCGTGCAACTGAAGATCGATGCGGAGTTTCCACGTTTCACGCAGCATCTCACTGAGCTTGTCTATCCGCACTATCTGGCGCCGACGCCGTCGATGGCCGTGGTGCAGATCCGGCCCGATCTGAGCAACTCGGGCCTCGCGGATGGGGTAAAGATTGCACGCGGCAGCGCGTTGCGCAGCCTGCTCGACAAGAACGGCTCGACGCGTTGCGAATATCGCAGCGCGCACGACCTGACGCTGTGGCCGCTCGAAATCGCCGACGCGAAGTTCTTCACGCATTCGGGGTCGCTGGGCGGCGCCGATATCGCGTTGCCGGCAGGCGTCAAAGCGGGCTTGCGGCTGCGCCTGCGCGCGACGGGTGGTCTGAAGATCAACCAGCTGAAGCTCGACAAACTGGCGCTCTACCTGCGCGGCACCGACTCGATGCCGACGCGCCTCTACGAGCGTCTCGTCGGCTCGGCGATGGGCGTCGTCGTGATGCCGGTATCGCGGCCCGCGACCTGGCACGCGCAATTGCCCGCGACGGCCGTCGCGCCGATGGGCTTCGCGGAAGACGAAGCGCTGCTGCCGATCAGCAAGCAATCGTTTCAGGGTTACCGGCTGCTGCAGGAGTATTTCGCGTTCGCAGCGCGTTTCATGTTCGTTTCGATCGACGGCTTGCAGCAGGCGCTGCGCCGCTGCGGCGACAACGAGGTCGAAGTGATCGTGCTGTTGAAGCGCGGCGACCCGATGCTGGAGCAGGCGGTCGACGCATCGAATTTCGCGCTCTACTGCACGCCCGCGATCAACCTGTTTCCGCGCCGGACCGACCGCATCGCGCTGTCGGCCGAGCAGTTCGAATACCACGTGGTGGCCGACCGCACCCGACCGATGGACTTTGAGATCTACCGGATCGAGGAGGTCACGGGCTATGGCGCAGGCGCGGCCGCCGAGCAGAAGTTCGAGCCGTTCTATCACGCGCGCGATCTCGGCGCCGGCTATGGCGCCGGCGCGTACTACCAGGTGCGCCGCGACAAGCGCGTGCGCTCGTCGCGCCAGGCCGAACGCGGACCACGCACCAGCTATCTCGGCAGCGAGACCTTCATCGCGCTCGTGGACGCGGCTAACGCGCCGTTTCGCGGCGACTTGCGCCAGCTTGGTTTGCAGGTGCTTTGCACGAATCGCGACCTGCCGCTTACGTTGTCGATCGGCGTTGGCGCGAGTGACTTCACACTCGACGTCGAGGCGCCCATCGAAAGCGTGCGCTGCGTGAGCGGCCCGAGCCGGCCGCTGCCGTCGTTTGCGCATGGCGCGGTCGCGTGGCGGCTCTTGAGTCACCTGTCGCTGAACTATGCATCGCTCGTCGATAGCGACGCGAAAGAGGGCGCCCGCGCCATGCGCGATCTGCTGAGCCTCTATTGCCCCGTCGACGATCCCGCGGCGCAGCGGATGATCGAAGGCTTGCATTCGATCGAATCGCATCCCGTCACGCGGCGTCTGCCCTGTGCCGGTCCGATCGTGTTCGGCCGTGGACTCGCGATCACGCTGACGCTCGACGACGCGGCTTTCGAAGGCGCCGGCGCCTTCTTGCTCGGCGCGGTGCTGTCGCACTACTTTGCGCAATACGTATCGATCAATTCATTCGCCGAGACGGTGGTCAGAACGCTGTCGCGCGGCGAGATCATGCGATGGCCAGCGAGGGTCGGACAATGCCGGACGCTCTGA
- the tssC gene encoding type VI secretion system contractile sheath large subunit, giving the protein MAEPTPEGQAQQTEGTLEMSDFANLLQKEFKPKSDKAKEAVETAVRTLAEQALRDTAVISNDVLVTIESLIAQIDKKLSEQINLIIHSEEFQKVESAWRGLHYLVNNTETDETLKIRVMNISKGELHKTLKKYKGTAWDQSPFFKKLYEEEYGQFGGEPYGSLVADYYFDNSGPDVDLLTQMAKISAAAHAPFIAAADPSVMLMDSWQELANPRDLTKIFQTPEHAAWRSLRESEDSRYIGLAMPRFLARAPYGAKTNPVEEFDFEEDTAGADSSKYTWANAAYAMATNINRSFKMYGWCSRIRGIESGGAVEGLPVHSFPTDDGGVDMKCPTEIAISDRREAELAKNGFMPLVHKKNSDFAAFIGAQSLHKPAEYEDADATANANLAARLPYLFACSRFAHYLKCIVRDKIGSFKEKDDMQRWLQNWILQYVDGDPAHSTEESKARRPLAAAEVVIEEVEGNPGYYTSKFFLRPHYQLEGLTVSLRLVSKLPSAKAA; this is encoded by the coding sequence ATGGCCGAACCCACCCCCGAAGGACAAGCCCAGCAGACCGAGGGCACGCTCGAGATGAGCGACTTCGCGAATCTGCTGCAAAAGGAATTCAAGCCGAAAAGCGATAAGGCAAAGGAAGCCGTCGAGACGGCAGTGCGCACGCTAGCGGAACAGGCACTGCGCGATACCGCCGTGATTTCCAACGACGTGCTGGTGACCATCGAGAGCCTGATCGCCCAGATCGACAAGAAGCTCAGTGAGCAGATCAACCTGATCATTCACTCGGAGGAGTTCCAGAAAGTAGAGAGCGCGTGGCGCGGTCTACATTATCTGGTCAACAACACCGAGACGGACGAAACGCTAAAGATTCGCGTGATGAACATTTCGAAGGGCGAACTGCACAAGACGCTCAAGAAATACAAAGGCACCGCCTGGGACCAGAGCCCGTTCTTCAAGAAGCTCTATGAAGAAGAATATGGCCAGTTCGGCGGCGAGCCCTATGGATCGCTGGTCGCCGATTACTACTTCGACAACAGCGGGCCGGATGTCGACCTGTTGACGCAGATGGCGAAGATATCGGCTGCCGCCCATGCGCCGTTCATCGCGGCCGCGGACCCGTCGGTGATGTTGATGGATTCGTGGCAGGAACTGGCGAATCCGCGCGACCTGACGAAGATCTTCCAGACACCCGAGCATGCGGCGTGGCGCTCGCTGCGCGAATCGGAAGACTCACGCTATATCGGCCTTGCGATGCCGCGCTTTCTCGCGCGTGCGCCGTACGGCGCGAAGACCAACCCGGTCGAAGAATTCGACTTCGAGGAAGATACCGCGGGCGCGGACAGCAGCAAGTACACGTGGGCCAACGCAGCCTATGCGATGGCGACCAACATCAACCGCTCGTTCAAGATGTACGGCTGGTGCTCGCGGATTCGCGGCATCGAGTCGGGCGGCGCGGTCGAAGGCTTGCCCGTGCATTCGTTCCCGACCGACGACGGCGGCGTCGACATGAAGTGCCCGACCGAAATCGCGATCAGCGACCGGCGCGAAGCAGAGTTGGCGAAGAACGGCTTCATGCCGCTCGTACACAAGAAGAACTCGGATTTTGCGGCGTTTATCGGTGCGCAGTCATTGCACAAGCCGGCCGAGTACGAAGATGCCGACGCGACCGCGAACGCGAATCTGGCTGCGCGACTGCCGTATCTGTTTGCATGCAGCCGCTTCGCGCATTACCTGAAGTGCATCGTGCGCGACAAGATCGGCAGCTTCAAGGAAAAAGATGACATGCAGCGCTGGCTGCAGAACTGGATTCTGCAATATGTCGACGGCGATCCAGCCCATTCCACCGAAGAGTCGAAAGCGCGCCGGCCGCTTGCCGCCGCTGAAGTCGTGATCGAAGAAGTCGAAGGCAACCCGGGTTACTACACTTCGAAGTTTTTCCTGCGTCCGCATTATCAGTTGGAAGGCCTGACCGTGTCGTTGCGGCTGGTCTCGAAGCTTCCGTCCGCCAAGGCGGCATGA
- the tssE gene encoding type VI secretion system baseplate subunit TssE gives MAELSSRDRLQPSLLDRLTDHEPEVKQEARERRVLSIRALRQSVQRDLAWLLNANGLSSVQDVSGYPYVSTSVLNYGFPDIAGKTASGVDPAKLEKHVRDAIWAFEPRILRETVRVTAIQVEETTAQHNTVSFLIEGDLWAQPYPERLYFRTELDLEAGEIRVIDQSGAR, from the coding sequence ATGGCTGAGCTGAGCTCGCGTGACCGGCTGCAACCGTCGCTGCTCGACCGGCTGACCGACCACGAGCCCGAGGTCAAGCAGGAGGCGCGCGAACGCCGGGTACTGTCGATACGCGCACTGCGTCAGAGCGTGCAGCGCGATCTCGCGTGGCTGCTCAACGCGAACGGCCTTTCGTCGGTGCAGGATGTGTCGGGCTATCCGTATGTGAGCACGTCGGTGTTGAACTACGGCTTTCCCGATATCGCAGGCAAAACTGCCTCGGGTGTCGATCCGGCGAAGCTGGAAAAACACGTGCGCGATGCGATCTGGGCATTCGAGCCGCGCATCTTGCGCGAGACCGTGCGCGTGACGGCGATCCAGGTCGAAGAGACCACGGCCCAGCACAACACCGTGTCGTTTTTGATCGAGGGAGATCTGTGGGCACAGCCGTACCCGGAGCGACTCTATTTCAGGACTGAACTGGATCTGGAGGCCGGAGAAATCAGAGTGATCGACCAAAGCGGCGCGCGCTGA
- the tssG gene encoding type VI secretion system baseplate subunit TssG: MPDALTLLRELEAHAYRFDFFQALRLIENAYRDKPRIGESLRPRDDAVHFSQEPELIFHPTTLGELRPCHDGHAARLAVNFFGLMGPHGPMPVHLTEYVRDRARNANDPTFARFLDIFHHRMVSLFYRAWANAQPTVSLDRPERDRFSVYVGSTFGLGEAALRERDAVPDFAKLHFAGLLSGPTRPAEGLQLILARFFNLPVRIEQWVGHWMELPRDTLSRLGARDGSASLGISTLLGARVWDCQHKFRIVIGPLTLADYERFLPGGDSLRRLTDWVRNYVRDGLDWDVNLWLRQEDVPRLALGRRARLGYTSWLLSGPAAQDQRQLRLHPASLSGRPAEPTRSDARASEPASQHSPKD; this comes from the coding sequence ATGCCGGACGCTCTGACCCTGCTGCGCGAGCTCGAAGCGCACGCCTACCGCTTCGATTTCTTCCAGGCCCTGAGGCTCATCGAGAACGCCTACCGGGACAAGCCGCGCATCGGCGAATCGCTGCGCCCGCGCGATGACGCGGTGCACTTTTCGCAGGAGCCCGAGCTGATCTTTCATCCGACCACGCTCGGTGAGTTGAGGCCGTGTCACGACGGACACGCGGCGCGGCTGGCGGTGAATTTTTTTGGTCTCATGGGGCCGCACGGTCCGATGCCAGTGCATCTGACCGAGTACGTGCGCGACCGCGCGCGCAATGCGAACGATCCCACCTTTGCACGCTTTCTCGATATCTTCCATCACCGGATGGTGTCGCTGTTCTATCGCGCCTGGGCCAATGCGCAGCCGACCGTGAGTCTCGACCGGCCGGAGCGCGACCGCTTTTCCGTTTATGTGGGCAGCACGTTTGGCCTGGGTGAAGCGGCGCTCCGCGAGCGCGACGCGGTGCCCGACTTCGCGAAACTGCATTTCGCCGGCTTGCTGTCCGGTCCGACTCGCCCCGCCGAGGGCCTGCAACTAATCCTTGCGCGCTTCTTCAACCTGCCCGTGCGCATCGAGCAATGGGTCGGCCACTGGATGGAACTGCCGCGCGACACGCTATCGCGCCTGGGCGCGCGGGACGGCTCGGCGTCGCTCGGCATCTCGACGCTGCTCGGCGCGCGCGTGTGGGATTGCCAGCACAAGTTCCGCATCGTCATCGGGCCGTTGACGCTCGCCGACTACGAACGCTTCCTGCCAGGCGGCGACAGCCTGCGGCGCCTCACCGACTGGGTGCGCAACTATGTCCGTGACGGCCTCGATTGGGACGTCAACCTGTGGCTCAGGCAGGAGGACGTGCCACGCCTCGCGCTGGGTCGCCGCGCCCGGCTTGGTTACACGAGCTGGCTGCTGAGCGGCCCCGCCGCGCAGGACCAGCGTCAGTTGCGGTTGCATCCCGCTTCGTTGTCCGGACGGCCCGCCGAGCCCACGCGTAGCGACGCACGGGCGAGCGAGCCGGCATCCCAACACTCACCGAAGGACTAG
- a CDS encoding PP2C family protein-serine/threonine phosphatase: protein MQLATASLSDPGGRKRNEDALGDWSSERLYYCVLADGAGGHGGGDTASAIVVNSVLADLRYLTVAELPPTGQRLVKAIGHANANILEEQARGDAALKDMRSTVVLLAIDCELRTAAWAHCGDSRLYCFRGGHISVQTRDHSLVQEMVDARLITPEQARHHPRRNVLIAALGTAGDLDIVGFDGTFGLLDRDAFLLCSDGLWEYVDETYMSETLGEAATPDAWLGALAARVRKIAPASHDNFSALAVWIDDPDDTQSTVLQVAPS, encoded by the coding sequence GTGCAACTTGCCACAGCAAGCCTGAGCGACCCGGGCGGCCGAAAGCGCAACGAGGACGCGCTGGGCGACTGGTCGAGCGAGCGCCTCTACTATTGCGTGCTCGCCGACGGTGCGGGCGGACACGGCGGCGGCGATACGGCATCGGCGATCGTCGTCAATAGCGTGCTCGCGGATCTGCGCTACCTGACGGTCGCCGAGTTGCCGCCGACGGGTCAACGCCTCGTCAAAGCGATCGGCCACGCGAACGCAAATATCCTGGAAGAACAGGCACGTGGCGACGCCGCGCTGAAAGACATGCGCTCGACCGTCGTGCTGCTTGCGATCGACTGCGAACTACGCACGGCGGCGTGGGCCCACTGCGGCGATTCACGGCTGTATTGTTTTCGTGGCGGGCACATCAGCGTGCAAACGCGCGACCATAGCCTCGTTCAGGAGATGGTCGACGCGCGCCTGATCACGCCTGAGCAGGCGCGCCATCATCCGCGCCGCAACGTATTGATCGCCGCGCTGGGCACAGCTGGCGATCTGGATATCGTCGGCTTCGACGGCACGTTCGGCCTGCTCGATCGCGATGCTTTCCTGCTTTGCAGCGATGGGCTGTGGGAGTACGTCGACGAGACTTACATGAGCGAGACGCTTGGCGAAGCCGCGACCCCCGACGCATGGCTGGGCGCGCTGGCTGCGCGCGTGCGCAAGATCGCGCCCGCCAGCCACGATAACTTCAGCGCACTGGCCGTGTGGATCGACGATCCGGACGACACTCAGTCTACGGTGCTGCAGGTGGCGCCTTCATGA
- a CDS encoding Hcp family type VI secretion system effector, giving the protein MAVDMFIKLGDIKGESQDKSHKDEIDVLAWSWGLSQSGTMHLGTGGGAGKVNVQDISFTKYVDKSTPTIMLACAKGSHIDSVILTVRKAGGDNPLEYYKVTLTACLISSYSTGGSGGEDRFTENVTLNFEQFHVEYQPQNAKGAKEGGVVEMKWNIVKNDPTNG; this is encoded by the coding sequence ATGGCCGTCGATATGTTCATTAAGCTGGGCGACATCAAAGGTGAGTCTCAGGACAAGTCTCATAAGGATGAGATCGATGTGCTCGCGTGGAGTTGGGGGCTGAGCCAGAGCGGCACGATGCACCTGGGAACGGGCGGCGGTGCCGGCAAGGTGAACGTGCAGGACATATCGTTCACCAAGTACGTCGACAAGTCGACACCGACGATCATGCTGGCCTGCGCAAAGGGCTCGCACATAGACTCGGTCATTCTCACCGTGCGCAAGGCGGGGGGCGACAATCCGCTCGAGTACTACAAGGTCACGCTGACCGCGTGCCTGATCAGCTCGTATTCGACAGGCGGCTCGGGTGGTGAGGACCGCTTCACCGAGAACGTGACGCTGAACTTCGAACAGTTCCATGTCGAATATCAGCCGCAAAACGCGAAGGGCGCGAAGGAAGGCGGGGTCGTCGAGATGAAGTGGAACATCGTGAAGAACGATCCAACCAACGGCTAG
- the tssB gene encoding type VI secretion system contractile sheath small subunit produces the protein MAKESSQKFIARNRAPRVQIEYDVEVYGSEKKVNLPFVMGVMADLSGQPADPLAPVADRKFLEIDVDNFDERLKSMKPRVAVQVPNMLTGEGNMAVDMTFESMDDFSPAAVARKVDALSKLLEARGQLQNLLTYMDGKTGAEELIAKVLNDPALLQSLASAPKPQE, from the coding sequence GTGGCCAAGGAAAGCAGTCAGAAATTCATTGCACGCAATCGCGCGCCGCGCGTGCAGATCGAGTATGACGTCGAGGTTTATGGCTCGGAGAAGAAGGTGAATCTGCCCTTCGTGATGGGCGTGATGGCCGATCTCTCCGGACAGCCGGCGGACCCGCTCGCGCCGGTTGCGGACCGCAAGTTTCTGGAAATCGACGTCGACAACTTCGATGAGCGCTTGAAGTCGATGAAGCCGCGCGTCGCAGTCCAGGTGCCGAACATGTTGACGGGTGAAGGCAATATGGCCGTCGACATGACCTTCGAGAGCATGGACGACTTCTCGCCTGCCGCAGTCGCACGCAAGGTCGACGCGCTGTCGAAGCTGCTGGAGGCACGCGGCCAGTTGCAGAACCTCTTGACTTACATGGACGGCAAGACGGGCGCCGAGGAATTGATTGCGAAGGTGCTGAACGACCCGGCTTTGCTGCAATCGCTCGCATCCGCGCCGAAGCCACAGGAATAA
- the tssA gene encoding type VI secretion system protein TssA, producing the protein MATLDAGVLLAEISPDSPCGDDVEYDPTFLELEQVVHGKPEVQYGDTVVAATPPDWKAAQALALELFNKSRDLRVAAHLARALLNRQGFTGLAEGMALIEGLLERHWDHVYPQLDPDDDNDPTARINALAVLVEQSGMLLDVRDTALAASRTHGIVRLRDIEYATGETPVPDGVEPPSLASIDAAIADVRDEAATTHAALLSARQSNTRIETLLTERVGAAQAIDLSPLSRLLQQAAGFLGERVSDANEQTAGEAPAGEGGDDAPAAPGGATRAAPSGEVNSRQDVIRLLDKICAYYEQHEPSSPVPLLLTRARRLVDKSFIEILQDLAPEGLGQARQVGGIEE; encoded by the coding sequence ATGGCCACGCTCGATGCCGGGGTACTGCTCGCCGAAATATCGCCTGACAGTCCCTGCGGGGACGATGTCGAATACGACCCGACGTTTCTCGAACTCGAACAGGTCGTGCATGGCAAACCGGAAGTCCAGTATGGCGACACCGTAGTCGCCGCCACACCGCCTGACTGGAAAGCAGCCCAGGCCCTTGCGCTCGAACTGTTCAACAAAAGCCGTGACTTGCGCGTCGCTGCGCATCTTGCGCGCGCGCTCCTGAACCGCCAGGGCTTCACCGGTCTCGCCGAAGGAATGGCGTTGATCGAAGGCCTGCTCGAGCGGCATTGGGATCACGTCTACCCGCAACTCGACCCTGACGACGACAACGATCCAACGGCGCGTATCAATGCGCTCGCCGTACTTGTCGAACAGTCGGGGATGTTGCTCGACGTGCGCGATACAGCGCTTGCCGCGTCGCGCACCCACGGCATCGTCAGGCTGCGTGATATCGAATATGCGACGGGAGAAACGCCCGTACCCGATGGCGTCGAACCGCCATCGCTCGCCTCGATCGACGCGGCCATCGCCGACGTGCGAGACGAAGCGGCGACTACGCACGCCGCGTTGCTCTCAGCGCGCCAAAGCAACACCCGGATTGAAACGCTGTTGACGGAGCGCGTTGGCGCAGCCCAGGCGATCGACCTGTCTCCACTGTCGCGTCTGTTGCAACAGGCGGCGGGCTTCCTTGGCGAGCGGGTCAGCGACGCCAATGAGCAGACAGCAGGCGAAGCGCCAGCCGGCGAGGGCGGGGATGATGCACCCGCCGCCCCGGGCGGGGCAACGCGTGCGGCGCCAAGTGGAGAAGTCAACAGCCGGCAGGACGTCATCCGCCTGCTGGACAAGATCTGCGCGTATTACGAACAGCACGAGCCGTCGAGTCCGGTGCCGTTGTTGCTGACCCGGGCGCGCCGTCTGGTGGACAAGAGCTTCATTGAAATATTGCAGGACCTCGCGCCGGAAGGTCTCGGTCAGGCCCGGCAGGTTGGCGGTATCGAAGAATAG